One genomic window of Indioceanicola profundi includes the following:
- the gcvA gene encoding transcriptional regulator GcvA codes for MRALAYRLPPLNALRLFEAAGRHLSFKRAAEELHLTPSAVSHGIQSLEAWLGVPLFARGNRSLELTAAGAAYLPQVRAALELLTRATESVPGRRPCGRLSVSVPPSFGLLWLVPNLPRFAARHPDIAVSLDTSHRHVEFPRDGVDLAVRMGRGGWPGLSAVRLAPEYLVPLCAPSLAAGIRTAADLAGTTLLHVESVEEDWSRWSELTGAGLETGRGGLRFDTIHMALEAAARGLGVAMGRLPLAGADLEAGRLAPVLGPPVRAETAYWLVAAPESLARPEVAAFRDWMRGALAETVSIP; via the coding sequence ATGCGCGCCTTGGCCTACCGACTGCCCCCACTGAACGCCCTACGCCTGTTCGAGGCGGCCGGCCGGCATCTGAGCTTCAAGCGCGCGGCGGAGGAGCTGCACCTGACGCCCAGCGCCGTCAGCCATGGCATCCAGTCGCTGGAGGCGTGGCTGGGCGTGCCCCTGTTCGCGCGCGGCAACCGCAGTCTGGAGTTGACCGCCGCCGGGGCCGCCTACCTGCCCCAGGTGCGGGCCGCGCTGGAGCTGCTGACAAGGGCGACCGAATCGGTGCCGGGGCGCAGGCCCTGCGGGCGGCTGTCGGTCAGCGTGCCGCCCAGCTTCGGCCTGCTCTGGCTTGTCCCCAACCTGCCCCGCTTCGCAGCACGCCATCCGGACATCGCCGTGTCGCTGGACACCAGCCACCGCCATGTGGAGTTCCCGCGCGACGGCGTCGATCTGGCCGTGCGGATGGGGCGCGGCGGCTGGCCCGGCCTGTCCGCCGTTCGGCTTGCGCCGGAATATCTGGTTCCCCTCTGCGCCCCGTCCCTGGCCGCCGGCATCCGCACGGCCGCCGACCTGGCCGGAACCACCCTGCTGCATGTGGAGAGCGTGGAGGAGGATTGGAGCCGCTGGTCGGAGCTGACGGGGGCGGGGCTGGAGACGGGCCGGGGCGGGCTGCGCTTCGACACCATCCACATGGCGCTGGAAGCAGCGGCCAGGGGCCTCGGCGTCGCCATGGGACGCCTGCCCCTGGCCGGGGCCGACCTGGAAGCCGGGCGGCTGGCGCCGGTGCTGGGGCCGCCGGTGCGGGCAGAGACCGCCTACTGGCTGGTGGCGGCCCCGGAGTCCCTGGCCCGGCCGGAGGTGGCCGCCTTCCGCGACTGGATGCGCGGCGCCTTGGCGGAGACGGTCAGCATCCCGTGA
- a CDS encoding DUF6111 family protein: MLRVLLTILIPLLLPTLVYVGYLVLTGRRAAVGRGGEPAADVPWVWLLAAGIGLMAAFLVSLALLGGHGTDSLYIPAHVGPDGQTVPARVIPADQLPREAAPAEDAAPQ, from the coding sequence ATGCTCAGGGTCCTGCTCACCATCCTCATCCCCCTGCTGCTGCCGACCCTGGTCTATGTCGGCTACTTGGTGCTGACCGGCCGGCGGGCGGCCGTGGGGCGGGGTGGGGAGCCGGCGGCGGATGTCCCCTGGGTCTGGCTGCTGGCGGCGGGTATCGGTCTGATGGCGGCCTTCCTGGTCTCGCTGGCGCTGCTGGGCGGGCACGGTACGGACAGCCTCTATATCCCCGCCCATGTGGGGCCGGACGGGCAGACCGTTCCGGCGCGCGTCATTCCGGCCGACCAGTTGCCGCGCGAGGCTGCGCCGGCCGAGGACGCAGCCCCGCAGTGA
- a CDS encoding CCA tRNA nucleotidyltransferase, which produces MLDLSGPDRSRPLPRGAIGTPRMEPVRHLDPVGPMASLQARRVLQSLMRTGQEARFVGGCVRDAVLGVEASDVDIATPLPPEEVMRRLKADGIRVVPTGIKHGTVTAVLDHDSFEITTLRRDVETFGRHARVEFTDDWVADATRRDFTFNAMSLSPEGDLYDPFNGLEDLEKGRVRFVGEAQARIREDVLRILRFFRFHARFGGPEPEPTAIRACSELAHLLPTLSGERVREELLRLLDADRAVDVWRLMLDYGIVAHLLPQATRVERLAALDRLEWMVGEADPMARLAALLPKGRTTAQEVAERLKLSNAQRDRLLLLADPPVDVHPDLGIKARRHALQKLGTEPYRDLLLLAASDRGTPAAELLEPLAEAASWIIVPFPLKGQDLLDMGVPPGPEVGRILAGVEGWWAAREFQPTREECLAELRRKLAERAAGD; this is translated from the coding sequence ATGCTGGACCTTTCCGGTCCCGACCGTTCGAGACCGTTGCCAAGAGGCGCCATCGGCACGCCGCGCATGGAACCAGTCCGCCACCTTGATCCCGTCGGCCCGATGGCCAGCCTTCAGGCCCGCCGGGTGCTGCAATCCCTGATGCGTACGGGGCAGGAGGCGCGGTTCGTCGGCGGCTGCGTCCGCGACGCCGTGCTCGGGGTGGAGGCGTCGGATGTGGACATCGCGACGCCGCTGCCTCCGGAAGAGGTGATGCGCCGGCTGAAGGCCGATGGCATCCGCGTCGTGCCCACCGGGATCAAGCACGGCACCGTCACCGCCGTACTCGACCATGACAGCTTCGAGATCACCACCCTGCGCCGGGACGTGGAGACGTTCGGCCGGCATGCCAGGGTGGAGTTCACGGATGACTGGGTGGCAGACGCGACCCGGCGGGACTTCACCTTCAACGCCATGTCCCTGTCCCCGGAGGGGGACCTCTATGATCCGTTCAACGGGTTGGAGGATCTGGAGAAAGGCCGCGTCCGATTCGTCGGCGAGGCGCAGGCCCGCATCCGCGAGGATGTGCTGCGCATCCTGCGGTTCTTCCGCTTCCATGCCCGGTTCGGCGGGCCGGAGCCGGAGCCGACGGCCATCCGCGCCTGCTCCGAACTGGCGCACCTGCTGCCGACCCTGTCTGGCGAACGGGTGCGGGAGGAACTGCTGCGCCTGCTGGACGCCGACCGGGCGGTGGATGTCTGGCGGCTGATGCTGGATTACGGGATTGTGGCGCATCTGCTGCCCCAGGCGACGCGGGTGGAGCGGCTGGCAGCACTGGACCGGCTGGAATGGATGGTGGGGGAAGCCGATCCCATGGCCCGGCTTGCGGCTTTGCTGCCCAAGGGGCGGACGACGGCGCAGGAGGTGGCGGAGCGGCTGAAACTGTCCAACGCCCAGCGGGACCGGCTGCTGTTGCTGGCCGATCCGCCGGTGGACGTGCATCCCGACCTCGGCATCAAGGCCCGGCGGCACGCATTGCAGAAGCTGGGCACGGAGCCCTACCGCGATCTGCTGCTGCTGGCGGCATCCGACCGCGGCACCCCGGCGGCGGAACTGCTGGAGCCGCTGGCGGAGGCCGCGTCCTGGATCATCGTTCCCTTCCCGTTGAAGGGGCAGGATCTGCTGGACATGGGCGTGCCGCCGGGGCCGGAAGTCGGGCGGATTCTGGCCGGGGTGGAGGGATGGTGGGCCGCCCGCGAGTTCCAGCCCACGCGGGAGGAGTGTCTGGCCGAGCTTCGGCGCAAGCTGGCGGAGCGCGCGGCGGGCGATTGA
- a CDS encoding primosomal protein N' yields the protein MTAEEPEAPKLGRASSPKSKPPPPAGPARRVAVALPLPFPEPFDYRVPDGLDLAPGDYVEVPLGPRRVFGVVWGAPAQPAEPAENAVPDAKLKPVARRFDLPPMPEASRRFIEWVAGYTMSQLGNVLRMAVSVSAALEEPRAMTGYCRADADLPDGFKLTAARKAVLALMADGPPRTAADIANEAGCSPAVVRAMADAGVLLPVPIRPLGRFQAPDGTLAGPTLSDFQREAADHLAARVTEGGYSCTLLDGVTGSGKTEVYFEAVAAALRAGKQALVLLPEIALSAQWLDRFQARFGARPAEWHSDLTGMIRRTTWRAIASGEARVVVGARSALFLPYPDLGLIVVDEEHEPAFKQEDGVIYHARDMAVARAHLGKIPTVLVSATPALETLVNAEVGRYTRMDLPGRHGGATMPDVTLIDLRKPDAAPPRHQWLSPILRKAMTETLEAGEQGMLFLNRRGYAPLTLCRACGHRLQCPNCTAWLVEHRLTKRLQCHHCGFTAKTPESCENCGAEESFVACGPGVERVAEEAAMLWPEARVAMMTSDTLLGPRAIQDVIDKVKAQEIDLLIGTQVMAKGHHFPMLTLVGVVDADLGLSGGDLRASERTFQLLHQVAGRAGRESRPGRVYLQTHMPEHPVMQALASHDREAFLDHEKQSRLETGMPPFGRLAALIVSGEDDRLVDQVALRLGRTAPRDRQELLVLGPAPAPLSILRGRHRRRLLIQGPKGLALQPIVAEWLDKVEIPPQVRVQVDIDPYSFM from the coding sequence CTGACGGCGGAGGAGCCGGAAGCGCCGAAGCTTGGCCGCGCATCATCGCCCAAATCCAAGCCGCCCCCGCCCGCCGGCCCGGCCCGCCGCGTGGCCGTGGCCCTGCCGCTGCCCTTCCCCGAACCCTTCGACTACCGCGTGCCGGACGGGCTGGACCTCGCCCCCGGCGATTATGTGGAGGTGCCGCTGGGTCCCCGCCGGGTCTTCGGCGTGGTCTGGGGCGCGCCGGCGCAACCCGCCGAACCGGCGGAGAACGCGGTTCCCGATGCCAAGCTGAAGCCGGTGGCGCGCCGCTTCGACCTGCCGCCCATGCCGGAGGCCTCGCGCCGCTTCATCGAATGGGTGGCCGGCTACACCATGTCCCAGCTCGGCAACGTGCTGCGCATGGCGGTCAGCGTGTCGGCAGCGCTGGAGGAGCCGCGGGCCATGACCGGCTATTGCCGGGCCGACGCCGACCTGCCCGACGGCTTCAAGCTGACCGCCGCGCGGAAGGCCGTGCTGGCGCTGATGGCCGACGGGCCGCCCCGCACCGCCGCCGACATCGCGAACGAGGCCGGATGCAGCCCGGCCGTGGTGCGCGCCATGGCCGATGCCGGCGTGCTGCTGCCCGTACCCATCCGCCCGCTGGGCCGCTTCCAGGCGCCGGACGGAACACTGGCCGGCCCGACCCTGTCCGACTTCCAGCGGGAGGCGGCGGACCATCTGGCGGCCCGCGTCACGGAGGGCGGCTATAGCTGCACCCTGCTGGACGGGGTCACCGGCTCCGGCAAGACGGAGGTGTATTTCGAGGCGGTGGCGGCGGCGCTCCGGGCCGGCAAACAGGCGCTGGTGCTGCTGCCGGAGATCGCGCTGTCCGCCCAGTGGCTGGACCGGTTCCAGGCCCGTTTCGGCGCGCGCCCGGCGGAGTGGCATTCCGACCTGACCGGCATGATCCGCCGCACCACCTGGCGCGCCATCGCCAGCGGGGAGGCCAGGGTGGTGGTGGGGGCCCGTTCCGCCCTGTTCCTGCCCTATCCCGATCTCGGCCTCATCGTGGTGGATGAGGAGCATGAGCCCGCCTTCAAGCAGGAGGACGGGGTGATCTACCATGCCCGTGACATGGCCGTGGCGCGGGCGCATCTGGGCAAGATCCCCACCGTCCTCGTCTCCGCCACCCCGGCGCTGGAGACGCTGGTGAATGCGGAGGTCGGGCGCTACACCCGCATGGACCTGCCGGGCCGGCATGGCGGTGCCACCATGCCGGACGTGACCCTGATCGATCTGCGCAAGCCCGACGCCGCCCCGCCGCGCCACCAGTGGCTGAGCCCGATCCTGCGCAAGGCCATGACGGAGACGCTGGAGGCGGGGGAGCAGGGCATGCTGTTCCTGAACCGCCGGGGCTATGCGCCGCTGACCCTGTGCCGCGCCTGCGGCCACCGCTTGCAATGCCCGAACTGCACCGCTTGGCTGGTGGAGCACAGGCTGACCAAGCGGCTTCAGTGCCATCATTGCGGCTTCACCGCCAAGACCCCCGAATCCTGCGAGAATTGCGGGGCGGAGGAGAGCTTCGTCGCCTGCGGTCCGGGCGTGGAGCGGGTGGCGGAGGAGGCGGCGATGCTGTGGCCCGAGGCCAGGGTCGCCATGATGACGTCGGACACGCTGCTGGGTCCCCGCGCCATCCAGGACGTGATCGACAAGGTGAAGGCGCAGGAGATCGATCTGCTGATCGGCACCCAGGTGATGGCGAAGGGACACCATTTCCCCATGCTGACCCTGGTGGGGGTGGTGGATGCCGATCTCGGCCTGTCCGGCGGCGACCTGCGGGCGTCGGAGCGCACCTTCCAGCTTCTGCACCAGGTGGCGGGCCGTGCCGGGCGTGAGAGCCGGCCGGGCCGTGTCTACCTCCAGACCCACATGCCGGAGCATCCGGTGATGCAGGCCCTGGCCTCCCACGACCGGGAGGCGTTCCTGGATCATGAGAAGCAGAGCCGGCTGGAGACCGGCATGCCGCCCTTCGGCCGGTTGGCGGCCCTGATCGTGTCCGGAGAGGATGACCGGCTGGTTGACCAAGTGGCCCTGCGCCTCGGCCGCACCGCGCCTCGCGACCGGCAGGAACTGCTGGTGCTGGGGCCGGCCCCTGCCCCCCTGTCCATCCTGCGTGGGCGGCACCGGAGGCGTCTGCTGATCCAGGGGCCGAAGGGCCTGGCGCTCCAGCCCATCGTGGCCGAGTGGCTGGACAAGGTGGAAATCCCGCCCCAGGTGCGGGTGCAGGTGGATATCGACCCCTACAGCTTCATGTAA
- a CDS encoding cold-shock protein: MPIGTVKWFNGTKGYGFIQPDNGGADVFVHISAVEKAGMRSLNEGQKVSYEEVRDPRRGKTSAENLQNA, translated from the coding sequence ATGCCGATCGGCACCGTGAAGTGGTTCAATGGTACCAAGGGCTATGGTTTCATCCAGCCCGACAATGGCGGCGCTGATGTGTTCGTGCACATCTCCGCGGTCGAGAAGGCCGGGATGCGCAGCCTCAATGAAGGCCAGAAGGTCTCCTATGAGGAAGTGCGCGATCCGCGGCGCGGAAAGACCTCTGCGGAAAACCTGCAGAACGCCTGA
- a CDS encoding glycosyltransferase produces the protein MTNRDPLRIAFRVGRFPTLSETFVLSQIEGMIERGHRVSILADSPADGDGPAALPGRLAGLEEVNYVLPRSPLLAQTYMHLPYRIRRALAGVEERRMCRDNDIVVCNFGWFGAMTAESVGGRQRRARILTIFHGDDMSRTVTQAEPDLYAELFRVGDVLAAVSDFWRRRLVELGAPEEKLTVHHMGVDVDRYPFNLRPPAEARPFELVTVGRLVEKKGAEFILRALARVRESRPDLRFRLRAIGDGPLREPLEALRAELGLQDRVEFLGAVAHERVAEVLAASDAFVLPSVVASDGDMEGIPVSLMEAMASGLPVVSTRHSGIPELVEHGVSGLLAEERDVEDLARQLTRIMTDADGRAELARAARRTVELHFNERLLNDRLDAMLRRLAGREHEPFPLHEPLLRRA, from the coding sequence ATGACGAATCGCGATCCCTTGCGCATCGCCTTCCGCGTCGGCCGGTTTCCGACCTTGAGCGAAACCTTCGTGCTGAGCCAGATCGAAGGCATGATCGAGCGCGGCCACCGCGTCTCGATCCTGGCCGATTCCCCGGCGGACGGGGACGGGCCTGCCGCGCTGCCGGGCCGACTGGCGGGGCTGGAGGAGGTCAATTACGTGCTGCCGCGCAGCCCGCTGCTGGCCCAGACCTACATGCACCTGCCCTATCGCATCCGCCGTGCCCTGGCCGGGGTGGAAGAGCGGCGGATGTGCCGGGACAACGACATCGTGGTCTGCAATTTCGGCTGGTTCGGGGCCATGACGGCGGAAAGCGTCGGCGGCCGGCAGCGCCGCGCCCGTATCCTCACCATCTTCCATGGCGACGACATGTCCCGCACCGTGACCCAGGCGGAGCCGGACCTCTATGCCGAACTGTTCCGGGTCGGCGACGTGCTGGCGGCGGTCAGTGATTTCTGGCGCCGCCGCCTGGTCGAGCTGGGTGCCCCGGAGGAGAAGCTGACCGTCCACCATATGGGTGTGGATGTGGACCGCTATCCGTTCAATCTCCGTCCGCCGGCCGAGGCTCGACCCTTCGAGCTGGTCACCGTGGGGCGACTTGTGGAGAAGAAGGGGGCGGAATTCATCCTGCGCGCCCTGGCGCGGGTGCGGGAGAGCCGCCCCGATCTCCGCTTCCGGCTGCGCGCCATCGGCGACGGGCCGCTGCGCGAACCGCTGGAGGCGTTGCGCGCCGAGCTGGGATTGCAGGACAGGGTGGAGTTCCTGGGGGCGGTGGCGCATGAGCGGGTGGCGGAGGTGCTGGCCGCATCCGACGCCTTCGTGCTGCCCAGCGTGGTGGCGTCCGATGGGGACATGGAGGGCATTCCCGTGTCGCTGATGGAGGCGATGGCGAGCGGGCTTCCGGTCGTTTCCACCCGCCACAGCGGCATACCGGAACTGGTCGAGCACGGCGTCAGCGGCCTCCTGGCCGAGGAGCGCGACGTGGAGGATCTGGCCCGGCAGCTCACCCGCATCATGACCGATGCGGACGGGCGGGCGGAGCTGGCCCGTGCGGCGCGGCGGACGGTGGAGCTTCACTTCAATGAGCGGCTCCTGAACGACAGGTTGGACGCGATGCTGCGCCGGCTGGCCGGGCGGGAGCATGAACCCTTCCCCCTGCATGAACCGTTACTGCGCAGGGCCTGA
- a CDS encoding glycosyltransferase family 2 protein, with the protein MRVSVIIPVFNGEAFLAQTLRSVLNQTRRPDEVIVVDNGSSDRSVEIAQGFGGIVRTISAPGGGASAARNAGVREATGDAIMFLDADDLLGPTVIEELAAVLERRPGTVACCPWMRFELVGESWLAAPASCAPRRNGHDDLQAWLTGWYHPPCALLWSRAAYEASGGWDPEIKVNTDGDIMMRALIAGVELAPTAGGTAYYRRLPGDAVSLSGKRFTRTGLESRLAVLDRVADRLGEAGRIARYRAALAEAYDGLVRDAGGFPDLRSRALAAATTHGGPEKLRRLRRRLERVTDRARRSMRPPALPPVAARGVSPDRAEPGPERPLVSIIVPTYNRAHLLPRAVGGVLAQTYDRFELLIIDDCSTDNTAEVVEGFGDARIRYIRQPKNGGVSAARNRGLREAKGELIAFLDSDDEWVPEKLARQVELVRRRPDKVGLFYTGVLTYGAEGDRQIEVPVHRGDVWREMLHRNAIHGTSSTMLRREVVEMVGYFDETLPAIEDFDYWTRIARFYEFDFVPDALTIYHNEDQDESAELERRSRNFPANMAARHAYAQRYAPEAKREGVRHLFLLETARRQLRSPVGDSRAAVKALLRAIKNRPAEPRLYMWLLFALLPRGPREAMGPAIKSFRERVVPQRLWFGAGQA; encoded by the coding sequence GTGCGCGTGTCCGTGATCATCCCCGTCTTCAATGGCGAGGCCTTCCTGGCCCAGACCCTCCGTTCCGTCCTGAACCAGACGCGGCGGCCGGATGAAGTGATCGTGGTCGACAACGGCTCCAGCGACCGCAGCGTGGAGATTGCGCAGGGCTTCGGCGGCATCGTGCGGACGATCAGCGCGCCCGGCGGCGGCGCGTCGGCCGCCCGCAATGCCGGGGTGCGGGAGGCCACGGGCGACGCCATCATGTTCCTGGACGCCGACGATCTGCTGGGCCCCACGGTGATCGAGGAGTTGGCTGCGGTGCTGGAACGGCGGCCGGGCACGGTGGCTTGCTGCCCCTGGATGCGGTTCGAGCTGGTGGGGGAAAGCTGGCTGGCCGCCCCGGCCTCCTGCGCGCCGCGGCGGAACGGGCATGACGATCTGCAGGCCTGGCTCACCGGCTGGTACCATCCGCCCTGCGCCCTGCTGTGGTCGCGCGCCGCCTATGAGGCGAGCGGGGGATGGGACCCGGAGATCAAGGTCAATACCGACGGCGACATCATGATGCGCGCCCTGATCGCGGGCGTGGAGCTGGCGCCGACCGCCGGCGGCACGGCCTATTACCGCCGCCTGCCCGGCGACGCCGTGTCGCTGAGCGGCAAGCGCTTCACCCGCACCGGCCTGGAATCCCGGCTGGCCGTGCTGGACCGGGTGGCGGATCGGCTGGGCGAAGCCGGCCGGATCGCCCGCTACCGCGCCGCCCTGGCGGAGGCTTATGACGGGCTGGTCCGCGATGCCGGCGGGTTCCCCGATCTGCGTAGCCGTGCCCTTGCCGCCGCCACGACCCATGGTGGGCCGGAGAAGCTGCGCCGCCTGCGCCGGCGGCTGGAGCGCGTGACGGACCGCGCCCGCCGCAGCATGCGCCCGCCAGCATTGCCGCCGGTGGCCGCCAGGGGCGTGTCGCCCGACCGGGCGGAGCCGGGGCCGGAGCGCCCGCTGGTCTCCATCATCGTGCCGACCTACAACCGTGCCCATCTGCTGCCGCGGGCGGTGGGCGGTGTGCTGGCCCAGACCTATGACCGGTTCGAACTGCTGATCATCGACGACTGCTCCACCGACAATACGGCGGAGGTGGTGGAAGGCTTCGGCGATGCCCGCATCCGCTATATCCGTCAGCCGAAGAATGGCGGAGTCTCCGCGGCCCGCAACCGCGGCCTGCGGGAAGCGAAAGGGGAGCTGATCGCCTTCCTCGACTCCGACGATGAATGGGTGCCGGAGAAGCTGGCCCGGCAGGTGGAGCTGGTGCGCCGCCGGCCCGACAAGGTGGGGCTGTTCTACACCGGCGTGCTGACCTACGGCGCCGAGGGCGACCGGCAGATCGAGGTGCCCGTCCATCGCGGCGATGTCTGGCGGGAGATGCTGCACCGGAACGCGATCCACGGCACCAGCAGCACCATGCTCCGCCGCGAGGTGGTGGAGATGGTGGGCTATTTCGACGAGACCCTGCCCGCCATCGAGGATTTCGACTACTGGACCCGCATCGCCCGCTTCTACGAGTTCGACTTCGTGCCCGACGCTCTGACCATTTATCACAATGAGGATCAGGACGAGTCGGCGGAACTGGAGCGGCGGTCGCGCAACTTCCCCGCCAACATGGCCGCCCGCCATGCCTACGCCCAGCGCTATGCGCCGGAGGCGAAGCGGGAGGGGGTGCGCCACCTGTTCCTGCTGGAAACCGCCCGCCGCCAGCTCCGCTCTCCCGTTGGGGATTCGCGGGCGGCGGTGAAGGCGCTGCTGCGCGCCATCAAGAACCGTCCGGCGGAGCCGCGCCTCTATATGTGGCTGCTGTTCGCCCTTCTGCCCCGCGGCCCGCGGGAGGCGATGGGGCCGGCGATCAAGAGCTTCCGGGAACGGGTGGTGCCGCAGCGGCTCTGGTTCGGCGCCGGGCAGGCCTGA
- the fsa gene encoding fructose-6-phosphate aldolase has protein sequence MKFFADTADIAEIRDLAATGLLDGVTTNPSLVAKSGRSSFVELIADICEVVDGPVSAEVAAIDFETMLKEGRHLAQIAPNVAVKVPLTPAGLKVCRTLANEGTMVNVTLCFSAAQAILAAKAGAAFVSPFVGRLDDIGQNGLNLIAEIVEIYNQYPAFTTEVLVASVRNPIHVVESARMGAHVATMPPAVIRSLANHPLTDKGLSQFVADWQKTGQDILSQELPKRG, from the coding sequence ATGAAGTTCTTCGCCGACACCGCCGATATTGCCGAGATCCGCGATCTCGCCGCCACTGGACTGCTGGACGGGGTGACCACCAACCCGTCGCTGGTCGCCAAGTCCGGCCGGTCGAGCTTCGTGGAGCTGATCGCGGACATCTGCGAGGTGGTGGACGGGCCGGTCTCGGCCGAGGTCGCTGCCATCGACTTCGAGACCATGCTGAAGGAAGGTCGCCATCTGGCCCAGATCGCCCCGAATGTCGCGGTGAAGGTGCCGTTGACCCCGGCCGGGCTGAAGGTCTGCCGCACCCTGGCGAACGAGGGCACGATGGTGAACGTCACCCTCTGCTTCTCCGCCGCCCAGGCCATCCTGGCCGCCAAGGCGGGCGCCGCCTTCGTCTCCCCCTTCGTGGGCCGGCTGGACGATATCGGGCAGAACGGGCTGAACCTGATCGCCGAGATCGTCGAGATCTACAACCAATATCCCGCCTTCACCACCGAGGTGCTGGTGGCCAGCGTGCGCAACCCGATCCATGTGGTGGAGAGTGCGCGCATGGGCGCCCATGTCGCCACCATGCCGCCGGCCGTGATCCGCTCGCTCGCCAACCACCCGCTGACGGACAAGGGCCTGTCCCAGTTCGTGGCCGACTGGCAGAAGACCGGCCAGGACATTCTGAGCCAGGAGCTGCCGAAGCGCGGCTGA